From a single Sinorhizobium sp. RAC02 genomic region:
- a CDS encoding glutathione S-transferase C-terminal domain-containing protein — translation MDFYYAPTACSQAAHILLHETGLPFRPHKVDIFQHKLEDGSSYETINPNGYVPALVFDDGMLLTENVALLDWIAMQGDDLVPGGPLGRTRHLQTLAFISTELQKPFVRLFFSESEEEKAWLSETLARRFAWIASRVEGDHLFGAHFTASDAFLYVMLRWAAMCGIEVPAVLRGLARRIEARPAVRAVLEKEAVEPLGVAA, via the coding sequence ATGGATTTCTATTACGCCCCCACCGCCTGCAGCCAGGCCGCCCATATCCTGCTGCACGAAACCGGCCTCCCCTTCCGCCCGCACAAGGTCGATATTTTCCAGCACAAACTGGAGGACGGCAGCAGCTACGAGACGATCAATCCGAACGGTTACGTGCCGGCGCTCGTGTTCGACGACGGTATGTTGCTGACCGAAAACGTCGCACTGCTCGACTGGATCGCCATGCAGGGCGACGACCTTGTCCCAGGCGGACCGCTCGGCCGTACGCGCCACCTGCAAACGCTCGCCTTCATCTCCACCGAACTGCAAAAGCCCTTCGTGCGGCTGTTCTTCAGCGAAAGCGAAGAGGAAAAGGCATGGCTGTCCGAGACGCTTGCCCGCCGGTTCGCATGGATCGCTTCGCGTGTCGAAGGCGACCATTTGTTCGGTGCGCATTTCACCGCATCCGACGCCTTTCTTTATGTCATGCTGCGATGGGCTGCCATGTGCGGCATCGAGGTACCGGCTGTGCTGCGCGGGCTCGCAAGGCGGATCGAGGCGCGGCCGGCGGTGCGGGCGGTGCTGGAAAAGGAGGCGGTCGAGCCGCTTGGCGTCGCGGCATAA